CGTGCTTTTTGTTTTGTTTGACGGCCTTTAGAGCCTTGACGAACCCACTCTAACTCACGCTCTAAAGTTTTTTGGCGTTTAGAAGCCGCTTTACCCTCTTGAGCCATACGCTTAGATTTTTGATCTAACCAAGAGGAATAATTGCCTTTCCAAGGAATACCTTCACCCCTATCGAGTTCTAAAATCCAACCAGCCACATTATCAAGAAAGTACCTATCGTGTGTTACGGCAATTACCGTACCTTTATACTGCGCCAAATGATGCTCCAACCAATGTACCGATTCGGCATCCAAATGGTTAGTGGGCTCATCCAACAGTAATACATCGGGTTCTTGAAGCAACAAACGGCACAAGGCCACCCTGCGGCGTTCACCACCAGAAAGAACCCCAATTTTTTTGTCACCGTCTGGGGTACGCAATGCATCCATAGCGATTTCGAGTTTTGTATCGAGTTCCCAAGCATTGGTCGCATCAATCTGGTCTTGGAGTTCCGCTTGACGGTTCATCAACTTCTCCATTTTATCAGAATCGGAATACACTTCCTCCAAACCAAACATATCGTTTATTTTGTTGTACTCTTCAAGAATAGCAACCGTTTCGGCGGCACCTTCACGTACCACTTCCATAACTGTTTTGTCGTCGTCAAGTTGCGGTTCCTGCTCTAAATATCCCACCGAATAATCTTGCGAAAACACGACATCCCCTTGGTAGTTTTTATCAACACCAGCAATTATTTTCAACAAAGTAGATTTTCCCGAACCGTTAAGCCCAAGAATTCCTATTTTGGCACCGTAGAAAAAACTTAAGTAAATGTTTTTTAGTACCGGAGTATTTGCACTTTGAAATGTCTTGGTAACACCAGACATAGAGAATATAATTTTCTTATCGTCGCTCATAGTTTACTTTAAATTAATTAAACACGTCCTTTTAAAGCATTAAAAACCCAAGCTACTGCAAAAAAGCCTAAACCTACGGCAGCAAACCCCCATCCTGCAACTTCTTGGTATTTAAAAGCTCCCATAGCTATTAGCCCTAGGCCAACAAAAATCATAATCCATGTAGCCCACGCTAATACCGTATTTTTATTCATCGCCATAATCTATTTTCTTTTGATTAGTTTAATCGCAAATATCGTTTTTTTTGAACAAAACTCTCTTTATTTTATAAAATGAAATCTAAAAAAACTTAAAGAATTTCAAGTCCTCCCTTACCTTCACGAACTATAACTGGAGTGCCATCAGATAGGTCGATAACTGTTGAAGGTTCATTATCTCCATAACCGCCATCGATAACTAAATCAACTAAATTATCCCATTTTTCTAAAATTAATTCGGGATCGGTTGTATATTCTAAAACCTCATCCTCATCACGAATGGATGTGGAAATAATAGGGTTACCCAATTGTTTCACAATTTCTAGGGCAATGTTGTTGTTTGGCACACGAATACCTACCGTTTTCTTTTTCTTAAACGGATTGGGCAACGATTTTGAGCCCGGCAATATAAACGTATATGGCCCAGGCAACGCCCGTTTGAGAATTTTAAATACAGAGGTGTCTATCTGTTTTACGTAATCACTTAAATTGCTTAAATCATGGCAGATAAATGAAAAGTTAGACTTTTCAAGTTTTACGCCCTTAATTCTAGCCACTCGTTCTAAAGCCTTTACGTTCGTAATATCACAACCCAAACCATAAACTGTATCGGTAGGATAAATGATAAGTCCCCCACGTTTTAAAACCGAAATTACCTTTTCAATTTCTTTCGGGTTTGGATTTTCTTCGTAAATTCTAATAAATTCAGCCATACACTCAATGTTATACTATCCTACAACCTCTAATTTAGCAAAACGCAACAACAATTTCTTCACGCCGCCATGCTGAAATTTTATTTCAGCCTTTGTATCTGCTCCTGCACCTTCTATCTTTAACACCTCGCCTGTTCCAAACCTACCGTGTTTTACCATATTTCCAACAGCAAGTTTACCGTCAAATAAATTTGTATTTCCGCTACCATTAGTTTGCGAAACAGGCTTAAGCTTTTTAGGAGTTGACACTTGAAATTTTTCTTGCTCCCCTTTTGGCCTGCCCTTTTTCATTGGGGCCTGTTTAGCTGGTTTATAACGCACTTTATTGGGTTCTACATCTCCAAAAATATCGGCAGAAAGCATTGGGTTTATTCGTCGTTCTTCAACAGGTGTTACATTATCTAGGTACTGTTCGTCTATTTCTTCAATAAAACGACTGGGTTCTGAATCTACCAGTTTTCCCCAACGATAACGTGACAGAGCGTAGGTTAAATAGGCTTGTTTTTCGGCACGTGTTAATGCCACATAAAACAGCCTTCGCTCTTCTTCCAGCTCGCTCCGCGTATTCATGCTCATCGCACTTGGAAATAAATCTTCTTCCAAACCAACAATATAAACATAGGGAAACTCAAGACCTTTTGCAAGGTGAATGGTCATCAATGCTACTTTATCGCCATCGTCCTTATCATTATCCATATCGGTTGCCAAGGCCACATCTTCTAAAAATTCAGCCAAAGACCCTGTAGCATCTGCCAACTCCTTCTGGCCTTCAACAAAATCTTTCATACCGTTTAAAAGCTCTTCAATATTTTCCATCCTGGCCACGCCTTCCGGTGTACCATCTTTATTGAATTCTTTTATGAGTCCGCTAGTTCGTGTTACATGTTCAGCAAGTTCAAAAACATCGGCGGTTTGGTTCAGCACTTGATAACTTTCAATTAGTGTTACAAAATTTTGAAGTTTATTCTTAATGCCCGAATTAACCTTAACATCAGTTTTATCGATGTTTTTCATTACCTCAAACATGGTGCGTTTGTAACCATTAGCAGCAACAATTAATCTATCTATAGTTGTTTGGCCTATACCCCGAGGCGGGAAGTTGATAACACGTTTTAAAGCTTCTTCATCTGCTGGATTAATTATTAAACGCAAATACGAAAGTACGTCCTTGATTTCCTTACGCTGGTAAAAGGAGGTTCCTCCATATATTCTGTAAGGAATATCCCGTTTACGCAAAGCATCTTCTATAGAACGCGATTGTGCATTGGTCCTATAAAGAATTGCAAAATCGCTATTACCCAACTGATGGTTCATTTTGTTGTCGAAAATGGTACTGGCTACATAACGGCCTTCATCGGCATCTGTAAGAGACCGGTGCACTTTAATTTTTCCTCCTTCATCATTGGCCGTCCAAACCACTTTATCAAGCTTTGTTTGGTTTTTATCAATCACGGAATTTGCCGCATTAACAATGTTTTTGGTTGAACGGTAATTTTGCTCAAGCCTAAACACTTTAACGTCATCATAATCTTTTTGGAAATTTAAAATATTGTTGATGTTCGCTCCTCGGAAAGCATAAATACTCTGCGCATCATCGCCCACAACGCATATATTTTGAAATTTATCAGACAACGCGCGGACTATCAAATATTGAGAATGGTTGGTATCTTGATACTCATCAACCAAAATATACTTAAACCGGTTTTGATATTTTGCCAATACATCCGGAAATCGGGTGAGCAGTTCGTTGGTTTTTAACAGCAAATCATCGAAATCCATAGCCCCTGCCTTAAAACAGCGATCTACATATTCTCTGTAAATATCGCCCAACCTAGGCCTTCTGGCCATGGTATCGGCTTCAATCAATTCGGGGTTTTGAAAATAGGCTCGAACCGTTATTAAACTGTTTTTGTAGGAGGAAATTCTAGAACGCACCTGCTTATATTTATAAACATCTTTGTCAAGGTTCATTTGCTTGATAATATCTCGAATTAACCTATCGGAATCCTGAGTATCATAAATGGTGAAGTTGCTAGGATACCCCAGTTTATCGGCTTCAATACGTAATATTTTGGCAAATACGGAGTGAAACGTTCCCATCCATAGATTTTTGGCTTCACTGGCACCAACAATTTGCGCAATACGCTCTTTCATTTCGCGCGCTGCTTTGTTGGTAAACGTTAAAGCTAAAATATTAAAAGGGTCTATGCCCTTGCTCATCATATAAGCTATCCTAAAAGTAAGTACACGCGTTTTTCCTGATCCGGCCCCCGCAATAACTATCATGGGGCCTTCAATTTGTATGGTTGGCTCTAACTGTGCATCGTTCAACTGGCTTAAATACTTTTCCAAATCATCATCAATTTTATCGACGTGAAATTAACCAATAATGGGCGTTTATTTCATTTGATTTATTAATAATTATAAACAATGAACCTCGATTATTTAGCATTAACATATTTTGAATATATTTAAACTCTAAACAACCTATTTTAATGGATTCTATTTTCTCATTTTTATCAACCATTCCTTGGTGGGGATGGATTTTTATTGTTTTAGTTTTAATTGCCATTAGAGATATATTCATCCAAAAAGCACACACTATAAGCCACAACTTTCCTATTATAGGCCATTTACGTTATTTGCTCGAAGGCATTGGACCAGAAATGCGTCAATATTTTGTTGCCAATAACCGCGAAGAGCTTCCTTTTAACAGAATTGAGCGGAGTTGGATTTATGCATCGGCAAAAAAAGAAAACAACTATGAAGGTTTTGGTACCGATAGAGATATTTATGCGCATCAACACATTTTTGTCAACAATGCCATGATGCCGTTTAAAATGTCCAAAAACCACCCAAACAAAACAGACAAGACATTTTTACCTTGCGCCAAAGTAATGGGCGAATTCAACAAACGCAAGAAACCATACAGACCAGCCTCTGTAATTAACGTTTCGGCCATGAGTTTTGGGTCGCTATCGGCAAAAGCTATAGAATCTTTAAATAAAGGGATTAAAATGGCAGGAGCTTACCACAACACGGGCGAAGGCGGTTTATCGCCATACCACAGCCATGGCGGCGATGTTATTTTTCATTTTGGCACGGGCTATTTTGGTGTTCGCGACGGTAATGGAGAATTTTCAATGGATAAATTAATAAAACTTGTTAATGACAACCCTTTTATACGAGCCATTGAAGTGAAACTTTCCCAAGGGGCCAAACCCGGAAAAGGCGGTGTTTTACCTGGAGCCAAAATATCTCACGAAATTGCCATGACAAGAGGTGTTGAAGTAGGCAAGGACGTGTTATCGCCATCTAACCATTCTGCGTTCTCTACTGTTGAGGAAATGGTTAATTTTATTGAAGATATTGCCAAGGCCACAGGCCTTCCAGTTGGCATAAAAGCCGCTATAGGGAAATTAGACCAATGGGAAGAACTGGCGAGTATCATGTTAAAAACTGAAAAAGGTCCTGATTTTATTACCGTTGATGGCGGTGAAGGCGGCACTGGAGCAGCTCCGCCTAGCTTTGCCGACCACGTATCGTTGCCATGGGTTTACGGTTTTAGTGACCTTTACAAGCTTTTTCAAAACCACGGATTAACAGAACGCATTGTTTTTATTGGTAGTGGAAAACTCGGGTTTCCTGCAAAAGCAGCTATGGCATTTGCAATGGGCGCCGACTGTATAAATGTTGCTCGTGAAGCTATGATGAGCATTGGGTGCATACAGGCTCAAATTTGCCATACCAATCGTTGCCCCAGCGGGGTTGCGACGCAAAACAAATGGCTTCAAAATGGTATTGACACAACATTAAAATCAGCTCGTTTGGCACAATATTTCAAAACCTTTAGAAAAGAATTTATTGAAATTACCCATGCTGCAGGATACGAGCACCCTTGCCAGTTTACAATGCGGGACATCGAGATGAATGTAGACGACCATAACCTTTCCAAGGAATTAAACAGAACTTACATGTATGAAAAAACCACGGTTCCTTTTAATGGTATGCAAAAATTAAAAGATTGTTTATATTTGGGAGGTAAACAAATTGAAACCAATCTAAAAAACACTTAACCTCCTATGGAAATTTCCAGAATCATTGATTTATTTTTATTTGCTATTCCTGCATTAATCACGGGTGTCATTGCCTTTTATTTTTTTAGGGAACACACTAAAAATGAAGATGGTCGGCGTCGGTTTTTATTAAAAAAAGACCTGCAAGTAAATGCGATGCCTTTACGGTTACAAGCCTACGAACGCATGGCTCTGTTTTTAGAACGCATTGCCCCATCAAAACTTCTAGTTAGAGTTCAGCCAATGACTTCAAATAAAGAAGATTATGAATTATTACTTATACAAAACATTGAACAAGAATACGAACACAACTTATCACAACAAATTTATATTAGCGACAAATGCTGGAATATTATAACTACTGCTAAAAACGCAACTATTCAACTCATAAGAAAAGCCAATATGCAGGAAAAAGCGGAAACTGCTAACAAACTTAGGGAAATTGTTTTAACCGAAATGATGGAACGCCGCTCACCAAGCGATGCCGC
This genomic stretch from Flavobacteriaceae bacterium GSB9 harbors:
- the ettA gene encoding energy-dependent translational throttle protein EttA, which translates into the protein MSDDKKIIFSMSGVTKTFQSANTPVLKNIYLSFFYGAKIGILGLNGSGKSTLLKIIAGVDKNYQGDVVFSQDYSVGYLEQEPQLDDDKTVMEVVREGAAETVAILEEYNKINDMFGLEEVYSDSDKMEKLMNRQAELQDQIDATNAWELDTKLEIAMDALRTPDGDKKIGVLSGGERRRVALCRLLLQEPDVLLLDEPTNHLDAESVHWLEHHLAQYKGTVIAVTHDRYFLDNVAGWILELDRGEGIPWKGNYSSWLDQKSKRMAQEGKAASKRQKTLERELEWVRQGSKGRQTKQKARLKNYDKLLSQDQKQLDEKLEIYIPNGPRLGTNVIEARGVSKGYGDKLLYEDLNFNLPQAGIVGVIGPNGAGKTTIFRMIMGEETPDKGEFIVGETAKIAYVDQSHSNIDPEKTIWQNFSDEQELIMMGGRQVNSRAYLSRFNFSGSEQNKKVKLLSGGERNRLHLAMTLKEEGNVLLLDEPTNDLDVNTLRALEEGLENFAGCAVVISHDRWFLDRICTHILSFEGNSQVYFFEGSFSDYEENKKKRLGGDVMPKRIKYKKLVR
- a CDS encoding CAL67264 family membrane protein, which translates into the protein MAMNKNTVLAWATWIMIFVGLGLIAMGAFKYQEVAGWGFAAVGLGFFAVAWVFNALKGRV
- a CDS encoding L-threonylcarbamoyladenylate synthase, whose protein sequence is MAEFIRIYEENPNPKEIEKVISVLKRGGLIIYPTDTVYGLGCDITNVKALERVARIKGVKLEKSNFSFICHDLSNLSDYVKQIDTSVFKILKRALPGPYTFILPGSKSLPNPFKKKKTVGIRVPNNNIALEIVKQLGNPIISTSIRDEDEVLEYTTDPELILEKWDNLVDLVIDGGYGDNEPSTVIDLSDGTPVIVREGKGGLEIL
- a CDS encoding UvrD-helicase domain-containing protein, with amino-acid sequence MEKYLSQLNDAQLEPTIQIEGPMIVIAGAGSGKTRVLTFRIAYMMSKGIDPFNILALTFTNKAAREMKERIAQIVGASEAKNLWMGTFHSVFAKILRIEADKLGYPSNFTIYDTQDSDRLIRDIIKQMNLDKDVYKYKQVRSRISSYKNSLITVRAYFQNPELIEADTMARRPRLGDIYREYVDRCFKAGAMDFDDLLLKTNELLTRFPDVLAKYQNRFKYILVDEYQDTNHSQYLIVRALSDKFQNICVVGDDAQSIYAFRGANINNILNFQKDYDDVKVFRLEQNYRSTKNIVNAANSVIDKNQTKLDKVVWTANDEGGKIKVHRSLTDADEGRYVASTIFDNKMNHQLGNSDFAILYRTNAQSRSIEDALRKRDIPYRIYGGTSFYQRKEIKDVLSYLRLIINPADEEALKRVINFPPRGIGQTTIDRLIVAANGYKRTMFEVMKNIDKTDVKVNSGIKNKLQNFVTLIESYQVLNQTADVFELAEHVTRTSGLIKEFNKDGTPEGVARMENIEELLNGMKDFVEGQKELADATGSLAEFLEDVALATDMDNDKDDGDKVALMTIHLAKGLEFPYVYIVGLEEDLFPSAMSMNTRSELEEERRLFYVALTRAEKQAYLTYALSRYRWGKLVDSEPSRFIEEIDEQYLDNVTPVEERRINPMLSADIFGDVEPNKVRYKPAKQAPMKKGRPKGEQEKFQVSTPKKLKPVSQTNGSGNTNLFDGKLAVGNMVKHGRFGTGEVLKIEGAGADTKAEIKFQHGGVKKLLLRFAKLEVVG
- a CDS encoding FMN-binding glutamate synthase family protein; the protein is MDSIFSFLSTIPWWGWIFIVLVLIAIRDIFIQKAHTISHNFPIIGHLRYLLEGIGPEMRQYFVANNREELPFNRIERSWIYASAKKENNYEGFGTDRDIYAHQHIFVNNAMMPFKMSKNHPNKTDKTFLPCAKVMGEFNKRKKPYRPASVINVSAMSFGSLSAKAIESLNKGIKMAGAYHNTGEGGLSPYHSHGGDVIFHFGTGYFGVRDGNGEFSMDKLIKLVNDNPFIRAIEVKLSQGAKPGKGGVLPGAKISHEIAMTRGVEVGKDVLSPSNHSAFSTVEEMVNFIEDIAKATGLPVGIKAAIGKLDQWEELASIMLKTEKGPDFITVDGGEGGTGAAPPSFADHVSLPWVYGFSDLYKLFQNHGLTERIVFIGSGKLGFPAKAAMAFAMGADCINVAREAMMSIGCIQAQICHTNRCPSGVATQNKWLQNGIDTTLKSARLAQYFKTFRKEFIEITHAAGYEHPCQFTMRDIEMNVDDHNLSKELNRTYMYEKTTVPFNGMQKLKDCLYLGGKQIETNLKNT